The DNA segment TGAGCCAAAGCCTGAGCCATGAAGAACACACCTGTGGGCCACGCGGGCCAGTGTGGGTCTGCTGCTCATCATGCAGGAGAAGGCGCAGATCTGTTTTGTGTGCTATGCTTACGTTGTGTTACGTTAAGTGACTCCGACAAGAGAAGGACACTGGTACTAATCACCATGACTGATGCCCTACTGCCATCATGTGGAGCAGAGGGAGACTTCTGCGACGTGTGCACACGGAGAGCAGCTTTTTACTCCGCCTGAAGTGGATTCTGGGTAAATAGGGCAGGAGTAAACATGCTGTTCGCtctaatttgtgtgtgtggttgattaTCAGATCTGACAACATGAAAGATTAGAGGCATTTGTGCAAGACTTTATCTGCGCTTTTCTTCAAATATCTTACATGAAGATTTAGTCGGATTTAGTAGGAGAACGCCTTGAAGGTTGGTACCTTTCAGCTGGATTCACCTGACCGGTCCCATTTCCTCCCCAGCTGTGAAAGTTCATCCTGTAGAAAACCCTCAGTACTCACAGCTGTTTGGTAAAATGGTCCGTCAGTGTGTAAATTAGGACACATCTGGCTCTGCAATATCTCTGACCTCTGACAATGAACCGAAGATGAAAAACTCTTACTTTTTAACTAGCTACTGTTAGAATGGTGTATAGTTTTTGTACACCATACTTTGATTTACAGTTTTATTATAATAGAAAAACATAAACACCAAATCCTCTCTGTGAAAATCTTTTGATTCTATACATCTTCAACTGAGGCCTGAGATCGGAGTTAAAGGGAAGTGAAATTGAGACATGAAAAAGCAATTGAAGGACAATTGGAGTAAAAGAGGAAGCAAACCCCAACaagtaaaaaaaggttttttgtGACATCGTCATCAACTATTCCTGTACTTGTTTGGAAGCTTGACAGTGTATCCTGACTACTTCCTTTTTCTTGAATTAAGCTCAATACTAGACAGGAAATTGTACTATAGCCTGTCTCTCCTGAAAAGCTTTTGAAAGCATTCATCACACTGAAAAAACGTCAATGGGATTGTACGACTGTCTCCAGTGTGAAAAGAGTGAGGGTGTAATGATGCTCTACATTATCCATCATGAACACATATACTCACTTACGCCCCATGGGAGTTTTCGTTCTTTCTTGTTCCGCTCATGCAGTGTATATACAGGATGAGATAATGAGACGAGGGAACAAAGGTAAAAAAGATTGCATAATAACACCAAAGGATGTACAGAAGTTCATTAGTATCACGTTCATACTAATTCATAGACCACATTAGTGTTTAATGAGTGTCTCCACGGGTATCGCACGTATCTTATGTAAATTCTTATTTGTTCACGTCACATCAGTTTGCATTTtacatgtatattttaaaaggaaattaaagaTTCTATGAAATGCAAAGCTGTAAACGATACTTTTGtcatctttatttcatttttgtataTGCACATATTTCCAGTGACATTCCGACTTGTGTCAAAAAATATCGCTTGACGGCTATTTTAAACAAAGGGGCTGCCTGCTCATCACCTCCTGGTGGAAAGTCACAGATAATACTGTATAAGATGGTCCAAGCACGGCGGCAGGCTCTATTTCCTCCTCGCATGTAGGATATATTTGATCCAAACAAATTGAATCCCGGCTAACGCAGACTGCTTTCAGTAGCGTGAGATTTCCATTTTGTATTCTACATCCCCCATAAAAACCTCTTTCTGCAAATCTGTCCGTTAACCTTGTTGTTGCTGATGCATTTGCCTTTGATACCCTACTCTATGCCATGCCTGATGTTCAGTGGCGGatgacattttcattaataGATAGGCCGATGTAGCAGATGGGACAAGGACGCAACAGGAGGATGATCGAAGAGGAGCTGGGAAAGTAGTGTACCAGATTATGGGGGGCAAGCAGCTCGCCCCCCCTGGTCCTGCTATCGCACCCAGTCCTTCAACTTCCACGACAGCAGAGTCGGACCCTGTGTCCCGCCTGCTGCCTTCACCCCTGCTAGGGACCTCTGGCAATGGGAGCAAGACCCTTTACTGAGTTTACCTCTACTCAGATGTCTTGCTTGGATATCCCTAATACAGCAAGGAATTGGTGAAAGAAAATTACAAACATGCATCATCTTTTTCAAAAGTCAAATCTAAGAGGATAGCACAAAACTAACCTGGTGAGATTGTGCATGTTTTACTTGAAAAGGTAACCAGGCCCAGTGTTGCAGCATATGTTTACAGCCAGAAATATTGACTGAATGATAATACACCATAATCTGTTTGTTAATTACATGTTGTAAATTATATctgaaatgtataaaaaaagttttaaagcaAATACAGTGCAGGGAATTATACAATATTTATACTtgtaataaattaaaatgttgcaCTAAATGGAAATATGtaagtaaagtacaagtacattAGATCATCAATGAGTACATTGTATGTATATCGAATTAGTCACAATTCAACcgtctgaaacaaacacaccagaGTGACTAGGCTCCAGATCCAGATGATCAACTAATTGGTTCAACCCAAGCTTTATGTCAGTTGCTTTGAATTGTGGGTAATATACTTGCTAGGTTTTTGATGAGGAAGCATGGAGAAGCAAtatgtttctttattttcaaaactgCTAAGCATATTTATTACTCGAGCCATACCATCTGTGGTCCCGATCCAAACAAGCCATCCCGCCCCAAACAGGCATCATCCATATGATTCATTCTGATTAACAGAACCGTAGCTCTCTATGCCAGTAACAATCCAATATGTTCACTGATGTAGGCCATGTAACGTATAGAAAAGCAACAGAAGGGTAAAAAGGCCTGTGCGTAGACATATGTGGGGTGTAGCAGTCATTTCAAACCAAGCTGAAGGACACGGTGTATCTAGAGTAATCATACAGGGGAGAATTGCCAAAGTACACACAAAccaactccacactgctgaaTGGATTCAAGGTTGAGATGTTGAAATGTCAGCTTGTTCCCGGAAGCTACTTGGTGTGAATTGAATACACAGCGTTTGAAAAGAGCCTCATGTACGTAACAGCGGAGAAGACAAGACCTTCGCTTCAATGGACGTATGTTTCAATTCAAACATAtggactttttgtttttcttttgttatctaCATTCTACAAAAGTAATGTCATGTCTGTTTTACGGTTGACATATAATAGACACAATAGAGAAACTGACCAGAAAAGTCTCTCTCAGCTCCTGCTGGGGATTTCTAACTTCTAAAAATATTGCAACCATATATAAGTTAATATTAATAATCAAAgataaaaccccaaaaatgcattacattgtttattttaacTACCCgtattcatgttgctgtatcaCAAATCACCAGAGATACAACTTTGAGTCATTCTGAAGAAGAAACCATTACataataaattattaaataaataaataactaatgtTGACCCTCCAACCAAAAGGTGTAGCTCAGAACTcaaaagagaaaggagagagacaaATAAAGCGAATGTGTTAAGGAAGATAAGGCAGGTTCACTGTAACTCGGCTGCACACCCCCAGCATTTCCAGATCAGAGACACATTGCCCTTGTCATGTTACATAAACGCTGCAGTCTGCCGGCCCCCTCACAGCGGAGAGGagtcctcccttctcctcccacagGAGGGAGCTACACCCTGGTCCCTCCTGGCAGAATTGAGAGTCAGCACAAACTGTGATGGAGGTCCTGCTGGGTGGTAATAGGGTTACACTCTGCAATTTCCTGCTCAAGCCCTCCAAGCTTACATCAGCCTCCCTCTACGTTCCTCTTGAAAGTGGAATCCTAATCGTTCTGCCAGCAGAAATGCAGTTTCTGGCTTTGAAGATGTTATTTTAACCCCCCAAAAGAAATAAAGTTTGGGCTTTGAAGATACTATTATTAtagcaattttatttatatatatttatttatttccccagAATGGACTTGAGTCTTAAAAAGGGTCTTAGGCGTTTGGGATTTGAAAATTAAACTTCAAAAGTGTTTAAGTTGAATATCGACCAAGTGGTTTGCAACAgtgcatatacagtatatatatatatctatatatatatatatagatatatatatctatatatatatatatatagatatatatagatatatatatatatagatatatagatatatatatatatatatatatatatatatatatatatatatatatatatatatatatatatatatacatatagatatatgtatatatgaaataataaatcaaacaatagtcattaaatattaaaaccataAACAAACAATTGGCTCATTTCATATTGAATTTTCCATCAATTAATTggataaagaacaaaaaataaaaacatgtcatcTATCTTGAGCCACAAGAACTCAGTAGTCCCAATCTAACTCTACAGCATGTGAAATATGATGAGTGTTTGGCCATATGGCAAAAAAAGAGCTCGCTCAGCATTATGTATGGTCATGGAATCAAATAGAACTCTCACTAACGGATGATGATGGGGTCgtcaggggttagagaaggtgtactgggaaccacaaggttggtggttcgattccaggctgccccatgttccatgtcgaagtgtccctgagcaagacacctaaccccctaattgctccccaggcaaaaatgtgaaaagccatgggtttaaagtgtaatgtaagtcgctttggataaaagcgtctgctaaatgacctgtaatgtaataatgatgtTTGTATTGAGGATTATTAAGCGACAACATTAGACTATTTTTTCTCACAACaagctcttctctttctcttttatttcactttccACATCTCTCTGCCTTTCTTCCCTGGCTATTTTCTCGCTTAATATGTATTTCACAATTTAAGTCCAGTTGAGGTATTGCACATTTAGCACAACATTTTGTTCTAACTCAAGGAACAATATCAGATTGGGGGCTTATTTCTCAGCTTGCAGGTGTGTTCGGGCTATGAAGAAAAAGCATATTATTGgggatgttttgtgtgtgccGTGTAATTTCACTGTTTGAAAAGAAACGTTATACATTTATATCATGGCCTAAACTTTAGGCCATGACATCAATGTTTAGggcgggcggcacggtggcgtggtggtaaGCACTGTCGCCTAACatcaagaaggtcctgggttcgactccgtcCAGAggcatttctgtgtggagtctgcatgctcttcccgtgtctgcgtgggttctctctgggttctccggcttcctcccacagtccaaagacatgcactggggatcaggttaattgtgGACTCTAAAATTGcctgtgagtgtgaatggttgtatgtctctgtgttagtcctgcgattggctggcgaccagtccaggatgtacccctgtctattgcccgaagttggctgggatggactccagcccccccacgaccctgCGTTCAGGATAAACGGTTCGACAACGGATGGATGGGTAAATGCTTAGGATAAAACGAGGCAATGTGGAGGTGCTCAAACACAGAGCTGTCGACGGCCATCAATGCGtaggtgtttgtttttgaacaCTTATGGGTAGTTTGTAATTGCTACACCAAACTGTGTTGTAACTTCCCTTTGCATCCAATGGATGAGTTAAATGCAGAGGCTACATTTCACCTTGTAACTTTTATAATTACAGAACAAGCTTTCAAATGTTGTGGAATGAAAGGTACAATTAAGATGCAGTGGAGCAGAGTATTCAGTAGCAGGAAATGGAAATGTTGAATTCAAATACTTCAAAATTGTACATTACAACACTGGTGGATGGGGATAAAGCAGTGAGCTAACCAGTGAAAGTCTGAATATCTGCATTTCACTACGATTTGTCTTTGACGTCTTTGGAAGCTTACAAACAAAGCCTGTGCTTGTTTGGTGACCGGGATGAACAGTTCACCTCTGACCCTTTGTTTCAGAACAATCAGCTTAGCTCGCATGGATTCCTGATGTCTTACAGAGACATTAGTGGGCGTTACTGACAGCAGTTTCATGAGGGGTTACAGTAATGTGTGCTGCAGTGAATTCACAACACTAATGTTCTGAAACAGCAAAGATGcaaatgtcctttttaaatCCATTTGAGCCCGTAATGACACGTCTGCCGTGAGAGGAAATGGAGATGATGagcatagacagacagatgCTATAAACTGGGATTAATGATGCATGCCGTATGACTGTATGTGAGCTCATTGAGCATCTGCATGCGGCAAACATCAGCCAATTGGTATGCGTCATGGCTTTCTCAATGACTCGGGGGAGAAAGCGGCTGATGGAAGTCATACGGATCAATTTGTTTCATTGGGTGCTGTTCTGGATTCACGGTGTGTTGAGTAAACCACAACCAGACAGTAAGAGAAGATAGACAACATCCTGTGTAGAATGGAAGAAGCAACTCTGAACAATGTCTGAGTGTTGAATATATGTGCCCATACATAGCCATAGAGGTgctctatctttttttttacaatgataATGTTAATGGAATTGGCCCTTAAAAATGAGGGGGGCGGAGGAGTAAAATGCTGAACATTTGCAGTATGAAAGTGCAAAAGGCCTTCAGTTTGATCAGTGCTATAAACATGAATACGCTGGGCACAGCGCCTGCCTTCCTTTCACCGATccttttagaaagaaaaaagtaaccTTTTAAATCCACAGCCCCAAAACATTTAATGAAGTGGCATGACTGCTTGTTTTTAACATGTAATAAACCGTCACGAAGAAATTGGGGTGGGACTAAACACCACCACAGGAGAAGAAATGCCACGGGGGCTGGCAGAACTGGGTAGAACAATCAAGTGAGAATGAACGCAGATACAGTGACTGTGGTTGAAGGATTGCACCTTTTGCAAGTTACTCACTGCTTTGTTGTGTCGATCTCACCTAACCCATGAAAGTCTGCCTGGTGGACGAACCGGCTCTTTCAGATTTACGCGGAACTCTGTCCATTGTAACAACATTGGAATGTTCTGTTCACGGCCCAGGGTGACGTGTCACGGCGATAAGCCCTTCTTACACAGAGGGAATTATGGGTTAATTTGATACAGTGTGTAACACTGTAATTCAATGCAGAGTATGAGCAGATAAAACTTTAAACTTAATTTGTAAAGCTGTTTTTGATGACGCTTTTTATCACGCTCACGCGTGAGATCATTTCAAGACGACACTCACATTCCTTTTTTGACATGACGAACAAACCTTGATTAAATTGGTTTGCAACCGACctgaaaacaaatgtaaatgtcacaaTTTGGTATCTTTTACTTATTCTCATAAAGAAACTGCTCACACAGCCCTTTTAATACTGGTTTGGCCATGTGGGATCTAAACTGATAAGAGGGACACATTCCGAAAAGGACCCTTAAAAATGAGGGGGGCGGAGGAGTAAGGGGGGATAGGCCCTGTTCATAAAATGCTTAACATTTGCAGTATGAAAGTACAAAAGTGGTTCGGCCTTCAGTTTGATCAGTGCTATAAAAATGAATACGCTGGGCACAGCGCCTGCCTTCCTTTCACCAATcctttcagaaagaaaaaagtaaccTTTTAATTCACAGCCGcaaaacatttaataaagtGGCATGACCGCTTCTTTTTAACGTGTAATAAACCGTTACTAAGAAATTGGGGTGGGACTAAACACCACCACTGGAGAAGAAATACCACGGGGGCTGGCAGGACTGGGTAGAACAATGAAGTGAGAATGAACACAGATACACTGACTGCGGTTGAAGGATTGCACAAAGTTACTCACTGCTTTGTTGTGTCGACCTCACCTAACTCATGAAAGTCTACCTGGTGGACAAACCGGCTGCACTCAAGAAAACACATGAGTTAATTTTGTCGTGTGCTGCAGTTTACTGACATGGTGCCTCAACGCTCTGAGTAGAGGTAAACAACTGTATGCATAtgatatttttttgttcttctcatAGTTTTGTTGTACCTTGAgtaagagtgaagagctgggataaaaaaatcttttctttcactttactATTTAAATCATCAGAATCGTCTGATGGCTCAGTAAAAATAAGCCaatacaaatttaaaaacaTAGTGAAAATATACGTGaatgcatgaataaataacaggaACTTGTAAAGTTGAGATTAAAGCATAAGGTTGTCGGTACAAAACGGGATTCCTTTTGTGATTATGCCATTGAATTGGAATTTCCTGAACTCATTCATCAGAAACATTTGTAGTTGGAAGGGTTGACATTTAACAGCAAGAACAGATAGGGCCCCTTTATTTGGACGGATCCCCAAAACTCCTCTAACCTGATCTCTGTTATCTACTAAATTGTTTGTGcatgtcatgaataaaatatttccTAAAAAAAGCCAGATGCAGCTCCTAGAAAGTCTCTCTCAGATTTACGCAGAACTCTGTCCATTGTAACAACATTGGAATGTTCTGTTCACGTCCTAGTGTGCAGTGTGGGGAAACCTCCCGGACAGGTCTTAACGCTTCTGCTTAGCAACTCAGACACTAACCTCCCTTTTTGTACAAAGTATAGAATGTGTCCCCAACAATACCTGATGTAATGTTTAATGAATGGAAAAATCCCTATTGCCCCTGTCTAGACTATGTTTTCCACAAGCACGTCTGGAGCAACAGGTACGCTCCCCCTTTACTACTTAGAGCGGTCTGCTCTTTCAACTAATTCAACATAATCACTGGGTGAAAAAGAGGGACTAATTGATAGAATTTAAATTCAATTGGATATACTTATACTCAGTCTTCCATCGAAACATAAGTAAAGAAGTATTCATCTAACATGGTCAGGTTTTAATGGTTTATTGGTTGTTAAATCTCTCTGGAGGCTTTTTCCTGTAAATCCCAGAGAATGTGCTCATGGGTCAGTGTGTTCCACTCTATGGTTTCTAATCTGCTACggataaaacattttctttatttacatgttgaaaaagacaaatatttaacAAGATCACAATGGCGGAATTCTAGGAAGAGAAGGCGGCGAGGTTTTACCTTTCATGCAACAGCTTGTTTTGGGGGCAGGACATAAACCCAGGAACTGCACTCTATTGGCTAATCTCTaccaaatatgtaaatgttataACAGAGACGGTTCAACCTCATTTCAAAACCCCACACACAAGCCCCTCAGAGCGAGAGAGATAGAAGAACAGCCTCTTTCCATTCAGTTTGTCATTGACCTTAGGAAACAAATGACCGTAACCACTCTGTAAGTACATTTTACTTTGCAACAtaactttttttcacatttgaattcTATTTGTAATCAGTGAGAATTTAGGCATATTCACTAAACTTTGTTTCTACACATCGGTTGTTCAGAATTAGTTGAAGCTGTCTGGCAAGGACACACACTTCAGACTGAAACATCATCATCCGGAAAATGACTTGTGCAAGGTGAGTTATTTTTAACTGAACTTCCTTTACTGCACCTGCACCGTGCTTCTGTGTGAAACACATCCTCGTGTCTTCCCCCACAGAGTCCTCCATGCCTTTGGGAATCACCGCCAGCCGGCCATGACGCCTGTTGACCTCGCTGTGTGCCTGAGCCTCAGCCAACGTCGACCCCTCCACGGGCTGATGCCGCCTTTGAAGCCTGCACCGCGTCACCGTCAGCCGACCGTCCTCCAACCCCACCGCCTCTACTCCTCTTCGCCCAGCTACTCGTCCTCACCGCCGTCCTCCTCCGTCGTGATCACAGAGCCCCGGAGCTGCTTCCGCAGGGACGGCGGCGGTGGTCCAAGCAAGAAGCGCGTGGTCTTTGCTGACGCCAAGGGATTGGCACTAACTGTTGTGCGCCTGTTTATCCCTGAGGCGTCTTGCTTTGCCTCTACGCTGGCGAGGAGACCCTCCTTTCCCAAACTGCAAAGCCAACTGTTGacctcagacaaactgcagCGCCACAGGCTGCGGCTGGATTTCCCCCAGCCGACGATCGCCTCCCAATCCTCTCTTGCACGCCAGCGATACCCGTGCGTGCAGTTGGAGAGCTGCAACGTTTCGGAGCACTCCTTGAGCGGCAAAGTGCGCGTCAACCATATCAGCATTGACAAGGCTGTGCATGTGAGGGTCACCTTTGACTCCTGGCGGAGCCACCACAACATTCACTGcaagctcctgcagcagcagcgcttcGGGGGTTCCAACGAGGACCTTTTTGCCTTCGATTTGAGCTTGCCAAAGAACATCGATCCAGCAGAGCGGGTGGAGTTCTGTGTGGTCTTCACGCCTGGAAACGGCACGACACCACAATGGGACGACAACAGGGGGCAGAATTACCGGCTATTTGTGGAAACCTGCGGATCAAATGGTTTCCAAGGCGATGCCTACCACTGTCAACCCACACTGTCACAATATCGGTCACCACTGTGGCCTTTGCACGTGTCCCCCTCCTTTAGAGGACTTCATTAAGTTCCGTCTGAGCAGAGTGGAAAACTTGGTGTTCATCCAATTTAAATTAAACCTTCGGAGAATGATAATGTGACTATGTTAATTTATAGATATTTAAGAGTAAGTGCTTTTTCTAAAACCTCCAGTGTTGGATAGTCTGAAGTTTCACACCAAAATGTGAACAATGATGAACCAGGCTGCAGGAATGTTCTCATTAAATTCAGTTTTTAaagaagcttttctttttcttttcttccctctgcAGAAGTTAAATGCCAACTACTTAACACAAGCCATTTTacaagatgttttttgtgtgtgtgtgtgtgtgtgtgtgtgtgtgtgtgtgtgtgtgtgtgtgtgtgtgtgtgtctgtgtgtgtgtgcgtgcattgtAACGACACATAAGCTGTGATTAAGATAAACG comes from the Gasterosteus aculeatus chromosome 14, fGasAcu3.hap1.1, whole genome shotgun sequence genome and includes:
- the ppp1r3c2a gene encoding protein phosphatase 1 regulatory subunit 3B gives rise to the protein MTCARVLHAFGNHRQPAMTPVDLAVCLSLSQRRPLHGLMPPLKPAPRHRQPTVLQPHRLYSSSPSYSSSPPSSSVVITEPRSCFRRDGGGGPSKKRVVFADAKGLALTVVRLFIPEASCFASTLARRPSFPKLQSQLLTSDKLQRHRLRLDFPQPTIASQSSLARQRYPCVQLESCNVSEHSLSGKVRVNHISIDKAVHVRVTFDSWRSHHNIHCKLLQQQRFGGSNEDLFAFDLSLPKNIDPAERVEFCVVFTPGNGTTPQWDDNRGQNYRLFVETCGSNGFQGDAYHCQPTLSQYRSPLWPLHVSPSFRGLH